The sequence GAAGGCGCCTCCTGGTAGGTAGTGCGTTGGGAATCCAGCTGCGACCCACGCCATGCCCTCATCCTCATCTAGGTTAAACCTTTCATTAATTGTCTCCCTGCTCAGTTTGATGACTTCCTTGGCACCCAGGGCCACGACCTCTGGACTTAACTTGGGCGCTAAACCGCTCCTTTCGAGAACCAACCTGTTTATGCCCTCAGCCACTATCGTTACGTCTGCATAAACCTCGTCATTACCGGCCCTGATGCCAACCACCTTACCGTCTTTGATTATTAGTGAGTCGACGGGTATCTCAGAAACGATAATCGCGCCGGCTGACTCGGCCTTCTTATCAAGCCACTCGACGAAGTTAGTTAGGTAGGCAGTGAATGATTTGTGTTCAATGTTCATAGTCTCGAAGTCCACGGTTGTCCAAGTATCCTCAGTCATCATAGTTATTCTCTCTCTCCTGACCCAACGTTCGACGGGCGCCTCCTTAACGTACTCTGGGTATAGCTTATCGAGTACGTGGGCGTATATCCTACCTCCATAGACGTTTTTGCTACCTGGCTTCTTCCCTCTCTCGATGACCAGTACCTTGAACCCCTTGCTGGCTAGTTGCTGTGCTGCCGTTAGCCCAGCGGGTCCACCGCCAACGACTATTACATCAAATCGAACTCCCACGAGGTCAAAGCCTAGACATATACCTTATTAAGTATTAAGACTACATAGATTTGTTATACAAAGTACTTAAGCATCATATTATTCAGAAAAGGGCATCACGGTGTTGCAAGCCCATTCCTCCGGAAAGGGCGCCATTAGTCAGGTCATGTTTTTAATCAGTCTTAGGCTTGGGGCAGATTGGTTTAAATTCTGTTCGTGATATATAAGTGTGGTTTATGGTTTGGTTAATCTCCTTTTTAGGGTGATGAAAACGAACCCAATGATCTAAATGATGTGGCTCTATCCTTACTGATTTTAGACTAAGAGAGAAATCTGTTTGTTTGTACAGCTACGTGGTTGTTCCATGTGGTTTTTCGAATAAACAGGCTTAATTTTAGCGCAAAAGAGAAATCGCTGTATGTCATCTCTTGGTGAAAATATTGATAAACTTGTTGAAAAGAAAATTGAAAAATCAGGAAACGGCACAGGTACACTAATAACGGCCATTAGGTTGTTGAATAGGGGTGCCGTTAGGTGGGCACTGAGGGTATTGACCAAGGAGGTTGAGTTCAAGGGTGAAAAGAAGCCACTAATGGAGTGGGTTTTAGCTAAGTACGCCGGTGAGTCCCAATGCCCAACAGTGGCTCATTTCGTTGCCCCATTCTTTGAGATGGGTATGAAACTAGCCACGGCTTGGCTCCACGCTGATGAGGAACCAGTTAGGGAGTTGCTCAATGACCCAGCAATTAGGAGGGGCATAGTCACAACGCTGAGGGGCATAGCCCTATTTGGCGTAACGACGCCACAGAAACTACCTGCCCCATTCTTCATAGTCTGGAACTTCACGAACGCCTGCAACCTAAAGTGCATGCATTGTTACCAGAATGCTGGTAAGCCGCTGCCCAATGAGTTGACGCTTGAGGAGAAGCTTAGGGTTGTTAAGGAGCTAGATGAGGCCGGTGTACCGGCAATCGCATTGTCAGGCGGTGAACCAACGGTTCACAGGGACTTCTGGCCAGTGCTAGCTGAGATAGGCAGGAGGGGCTTCTACCCAGCCATTGCGACCAATGGAACTACATTTGCAAGTATTGAGGTTGCCGAGAGGGCTAGGAAGCTTGGACTTAGGTATGTTGAGATTAGTATTGACGCAGCTGACCCCAATGTTCATGATAAGTTCAGGGGAGTACCAGGCGCATGGGCTAAGGCCGTGAAGGGTCTTGAGAATGCCGTTAAGCTGGGCTTCAGTGCGGCCTTGGCGTTCACAGTGACCAAGTACAATATCCATGAGGTTGATAAGATACTCGACCTGGCCCAGGAGATTGGTGTTAAGAGGGTCGTGTTCTTCAACTTCATACCGGTTGGTAGGGGCCGTGAGAACCTGGAGATTGACTTATCGCCTGAGGAGAGGGAGGAGTTCCTTAGGCACATTTATAGGGAGATGAAGAGAAGGAAGATGGAGATCATAAGCACAGCCCCTCAGTACGGCAGGGTTGTTAATCAATTAAGCAATGGTGAGGACGTCTCACCAACGCACTTCGTGGTGGCCAACGACCCAGTGACTAGGGAGTTAACGGAGTTCATCGGTGGTTGCGGCGCCGGCCGTGTCTATGCAGCTATTGAGCCTGAGGGCACCCTAACACCCTGTGTCTTCCTGCCATATCCAGTGGGTAACCTCAGGTCCAAGTCCTTCTGGGACATTTGGATAGACCCATTCATGGAGAACTTCAGGGATAGGGACAGGCTTGAGGGGTTCTGTGGTAGGTGCCCGTATAAGTTGATTTGCGGTGGTTGTAGGGCTAGGGCATATAACTACTTCGATGACGTACTTGCCCCAGACCCAGGATGCATATACAACTCGGCCGAGTGGAGGAAATTGCAGGAGGACGTGCTTAGGATAAAGGTGAGGGTGTCACCATTAAACTTCAAGTGAGGTGGTGAGCGTGAAGGTGCTCCTAGCGGTCCCGCCAGGTATTGATAAACTGGAGCTCTATAAAGTCCTTGGACTGAAGGCACCACCACTTGGTCTTGCATGGATAGCGGCAGTACTTGAGAGGGCTGGGCATAAGGTTAGGATTATTGATTCACCCACTGAGGGCATTGACTTGAGGACTTTTGTTAATGAGGTTAAGTCCTGGCAACCTGATGTTGTTGGGTTAACAGCGATAACACCGACGGTTTACAAGGCGTATGAGGCCGTTAAGGCAATTAGGGAGTACGATAGTGATATACCGATAATTATGGGTGGCCCGCATGCAACATTTATGTACGAAGAAGCGCTAAACAATGGCATTGACGTGGTTGTCAGAGGTGAGGGTGAATACTCAACACTTGAGTTTGTGAGTATACTCGATAAGTACGGCCTTGATGCCAAGCGTTTAAGGACAGTAAGTGGATTGGTCTTTAGGGATGGTTCTCAGATAGTAAGGACGTCAGATAGACCGCCGATTAGGAACCTCGATGAACTACCACCACCTGCCCGTCACCTGTTGCCCATGGATAAGTATACCATATTCGGTAAACCGATTAGGATAGTTCACGTGATGGCCAGTAGGGGGTGCCCATACGGCTGCTCCTTCTGTTCCACGTCGTACTTCTGGGGCAGGATGGTTAGGTATAGGTCCGCCAAGGCCGTGGTTGATGAAATCGAGGACTCCATGCAGAAGTATAAGACTAACATCATTGTCTTTACGGATGATGAGTTCACCCTAGGCAAGAGATTCGTTTATGAGTTCCTAAGGGAAATAGAGGAGAGGAAGCTCGACATAAACTTTTCCTGCGGTTCCAGGGTTGACACGATAGACAGGGAAATGATGAATGCCTTGAAGAGCCATGGATGCACGGCCCTGTACTTCGGGGTTGAGTCCGGTAGCCAGGAAACGATCAATAGGATTGGAAAGAGGATAACACTGGAGCGTACAATTAAGGTCTTTCAATGGGCTAAGGAGACCAGCATTGATCACGTGGGTTCCTTCGTGATAGGTTTCCCATGGGAATCCATTGATGACATGAAGAATACAGTTAAGTTCGCCATGAAACTCAACCCATCCTATGCCCAATTCACTGTGGCAACTCCATACCCAGGCACACCACTTTACCAGCAGGCAGTTAATGATAACCTAATTGAGGATTTCAATTGGGAGCATTACACCACGTTGAGGGCCGTTATGAGGGGTTATAAATTCACCAAGGAGCAGGCCCAGAAGATGCTTCAGTGGGCTTACGTGAAGTACTACAGTAGGCTTGGCTTTTTGATTCATGAGTTGGTGCATGGTAGGTTGGGGACTGTGATAACGGCCATTAAGAATTCATTAGTGCCGTGGTTCACCGAGAGACTGCTTGGGCGTAGTGAGTAAATTAAGTGCTGGTGCTAAGTATTTCCCTCAAGGCCGTTAGACTTCTCCTACCTGGCAATGTGGCGTTAACAAAGGAATCTCTATTCATGTTCACACCCCACGCCTTAATGATCTCCAGCACCCTATCAAGGTCATCCGTGAATGTTCCATTCTCGACATAATTATGCACAAAGTTTAATGCACTATACATGGTATTAAGGCCGTGAACCTTGGCTAGCCAAACAATAATGTCAGGCACGTTTAGGACCACCAGGTTTTTCTCGCTCATTCTAATGATTAATCTCATGTATAATGTTGTGACGTTATTCACAGTAACGCACTGTACCTTTTCGCAATCGTTATCGTTTACTATATAAGTATCATGAACCTTAATACTACCTGTCCCGAAT is a genomic window of Vulcanisaeta souniana JCM 11219 containing:
- a CDS encoding FAD-dependent oxidoreductase; the encoded protein is MGVRFDVIVVGGGPAGLTAAQQLASKGFKVLVIERGKKPGSKNVYGGRIYAHVLDKLYPEYVKEAPVERWVRRERITMMTEDTWTTVDFETMNIEHKSFTAYLTNFVEWLDKKAESAGAIIVSEIPVDSLIIKDGKVVGIRAGNDEVYADVTIVAEGINRLVLERSGLAPKLSPEVVALGAKEVIKLSRETINERFNLDEDEGMAWVAAGFPTHYLPGGAFIYTNKDAITLGVVLYLSYGYQLDTPVHDLVEEFRLHPMVKRVTKGGQLLEYSAHLTPVAGINAAPPKLYGNGYLVAGDAAGFLLHLGIIIRGVDFAMESGRLAAEAIVKAHDLGKYDEEALSVYGKLLEDSFVLKELKTFRNAHKVLIEPSLYSDYVRMINNLLKRYFEVDGTPKKIGSTFLGSKGKLSLIDLAKDAVRLVMNL
- a CDS encoding radical SAM/SPASM domain-containing protein: MSSLGENIDKLVEKKIEKSGNGTGTLITAIRLLNRGAVRWALRVLTKEVEFKGEKKPLMEWVLAKYAGESQCPTVAHFVAPFFEMGMKLATAWLHADEEPVRELLNDPAIRRGIVTTLRGIALFGVTTPQKLPAPFFIVWNFTNACNLKCMHCYQNAGKPLPNELTLEEKLRVVKELDEAGVPAIALSGGEPTVHRDFWPVLAEIGRRGFYPAIATNGTTFASIEVAERARKLGLRYVEISIDAADPNVHDKFRGVPGAWAKAVKGLENAVKLGFSAALAFTVTKYNIHEVDKILDLAQEIGVKRVVFFNFIPVGRGRENLEIDLSPEEREEFLRHIYREMKRRKMEIISTAPQYGRVVNQLSNGEDVSPTHFVVANDPVTRELTEFIGGCGAGRVYAAIEPEGTLTPCVFLPYPVGNLRSKSFWDIWIDPFMENFRDRDRLEGFCGRCPYKLICGGCRARAYNYFDDVLAPDPGCIYNSAEWRKLQEDVLRIKVRVSPLNFK
- a CDS encoding B12-binding domain-containing radical SAM protein yields the protein MSVKVLLAVPPGIDKLELYKVLGLKAPPLGLAWIAAVLERAGHKVRIIDSPTEGIDLRTFVNEVKSWQPDVVGLTAITPTVYKAYEAVKAIREYDSDIPIIMGGPHATFMYEEALNNGIDVVVRGEGEYSTLEFVSILDKYGLDAKRLRTVSGLVFRDGSQIVRTSDRPPIRNLDELPPPARHLLPMDKYTIFGKPIRIVHVMASRGCPYGCSFCSTSYFWGRMVRYRSAKAVVDEIEDSMQKYKTNIIVFTDDEFTLGKRFVYEFLREIEERKLDINFSCGSRVDTIDREMMNALKSHGCTALYFGVESGSQETINRIGKRITLERTIKVFQWAKETSIDHVGSFVIGFPWESIDDMKNTVKFAMKLNPSYAQFTVATPYPGTPLYQQAVNDNLIEDFNWEHYTTLRAVMRGYKFTKEQAQKMLQWAYVKYYSRLGFLIHELVHGRLGTVITAIKNSLVPWFTERLLGRSE